One Vibrio neonatus genomic window carries:
- a CDS encoding efflux RND transporter permease subunit, which produces MIRFFARHPTAANLLMLLIFLVGVLSLPTIKRETFPEFSPPYIIASIAYPGASPLEVEESLCVRMEDAVDGLSNIEESTCDALEGSASLVLKLNGSADIGRMLVDVQTQINAINDFPDEIESPVVRELDWNEPVVDVAITADMNWPDLKAYAEKLKRIMKLDYGVSLVDVSGFSDHEYRVELNTYAMRQLGLNVSDIASQIGKQNVKLPSGNIETPQKNFLIRFDERQVTPEQLQNIVVGSGPNGAAVRLRDIAKITDRFELDEQKVLFDGKPSAILKVSKNKEDDALRIKDDVVRFVEAQRAVAPQGVTISMTNDLSSVLWDRLTMMVRNGWQGIALVFVTMWLFFSLRYSFWVAAGLPVAFLGGLFMMANLGISINIMSLVGLLMAIGIMMDDAIVIAESIAAHLDRGESIDDAVHLGVKKVLPGVVSSFLTTVCIFGSLLFLDGEMGAVLKAVPQVLILVLSLSLIEAFLILPHHLAHSLHRAKKERPDLRFKTAFLRKFDEFRNGTLVRAVDKVVEYRYLFMGSVVAALLISVSLLAGGFLKFVPFPDLDGDIAEARIILPPGSTLSQTEIVVDRLVNSAQKLDKEWTEKVENGVPLIQHITTSYNTNADADESGPHIATVRLDLLGAEERNTVLDEFIDAWRSDVGELATPISLVYKQPTMGPGGRAIEIRLQHDNLESLKAASNEVQSYLNEFDGVHGVLDDMRMGKEEVLVKLRPGAESYGVNGQMIASQLRGAFYGQTADEIQVGVENIKIEVRLDKDEAGNLEHLENFPIIMPSGAQIPLGTIASFDFQRSYVRIQRINGMRTVAVFSDLDTSKASSGEIISTFKTQELPKLQKEYPGIRVDFDGESKDTDKTSSSMGKGFLVGLFGVFAILSYQFRSYLEPFVVMLAIPLALIGVIWGHFLLGHNMSMPSIMGFVSLAGIVVNDSILLVQYIRFHIDEGDEVRDAVVKASRERFRAVFITSMTTAAGLLPLLLETSLQAQVIQPLVISIVFGIFTSTILVLFMVPCAYTVLADFGKIKKHEAIDI; this is translated from the coding sequence GTGATCCGATTTTTTGCAAGGCATCCAACGGCTGCCAATCTATTGATGCTACTGATTTTTTTAGTGGGTGTGCTATCGCTACCTACCATCAAGCGTGAAACGTTTCCTGAATTTTCGCCGCCGTACATCATTGCTTCAATTGCCTATCCGGGCGCTTCGCCTTTAGAGGTTGAAGAGAGCCTGTGTGTGCGTATGGAAGATGCCGTCGATGGTCTATCCAATATTGAAGAAAGTACCTGTGATGCTTTAGAAGGCAGTGCCAGCTTAGTATTAAAGCTTAATGGCTCGGCTGATATCGGGCGTATGCTGGTGGATGTACAGACACAGATCAATGCCATCAATGACTTCCCCGATGAAATCGAATCGCCGGTCGTGCGTGAGCTTGACTGGAATGAACCTGTGGTTGATGTTGCTATCACAGCAGATATGAATTGGCCTGATCTTAAAGCGTATGCCGAGAAGCTCAAGCGGATCATGAAACTTGATTATGGCGTTTCATTGGTTGATGTATCGGGCTTTTCTGATCATGAATATCGGGTCGAGCTCAATACCTATGCGATGCGTCAATTAGGTTTAAATGTCAGTGATATAGCCTCTCAAATTGGTAAGCAAAACGTTAAATTGCCGAGCGGTAATATTGAAACGCCACAGAAGAATTTTTTGATTCGTTTTGATGAAAGACAAGTGACGCCAGAGCAACTGCAAAATATTGTGGTGGGTTCTGGTCCAAATGGCGCGGCGGTACGACTGCGCGATATTGCCAAAATTACCGATCGTTTTGAGTTAGACGAGCAAAAAGTGCTGTTTGATGGCAAACCATCGGCCATTTTAAAAGTCAGTAAGAACAAAGAAGATGATGCGTTAAGAATCAAAGATGACGTAGTGCGTTTTGTTGAGGCGCAGCGAGCTGTTGCACCGCAAGGTGTGACGATTAGCATGACCAATGATCTGTCATCGGTATTGTGGGACAGATTAACCATGATGGTGCGTAATGGCTGGCAAGGTATTGCGCTGGTCTTTGTCACCATGTGGCTGTTTTTTAGTTTACGTTACTCTTTCTGGGTTGCAGCAGGCTTACCCGTCGCCTTCTTAGGTGGGCTGTTCATGATGGCTAACCTAGGCATTTCAATTAACATCATGTCTTTGGTGGGGCTGTTAATGGCTATCGGTATCATGATGGATGATGCGATAGTAATTGCCGAGTCGATTGCCGCCCATTTAGATCGGGGGGAGAGTATCGATGATGCGGTGCACTTAGGGGTTAAAAAAGTACTTCCGGGGGTGGTTTCTTCATTCCTAACTACGGTTTGTATTTTTGGTAGTTTGCTCTTTTTGGATGGCGAAATGGGGGCAGTATTAAAAGCTGTGCCACAAGTCTTAATCTTAGTGCTGAGTTTGAGTCTAATTGAAGCCTTCTTGATTTTGCCTCATCACTTAGCCCATTCACTGCACAGAGCGAAAAAAGAGCGCCCTGATCTGCGTTTTAAAACCGCTTTTTTAAGAAAGTTTGATGAGTTCCGCAATGGCACTTTGGTGCGCGCAGTAGATAAAGTGGTGGAATATCGCTACCTATTTATGGGCTCGGTTGTGGCAGCGTTACTTATTTCGGTTTCTTTGCTCGCCGGTGGTTTTTTGAAATTTGTGCCATTCCCAGATTTAGATGGGGATATCGCCGAAGCACGTATTATTTTGCCGCCGGGTTCGACATTAAGTCAGACCGAAATCGTCGTCGATCGTTTGGTTAATTCAGCGCAGAAACTGGATAAAGAGTGGACTGAAAAAGTAGAAAATGGCGTGCCGCTCATTCAGCATATCACCACCAGTTACAACACCAATGCCGATGCAGATGAATCAGGGCCGCATATTGCGACCGTACGTTTAGACTTGTTAGGTGCAGAAGAGCGAAACACGGTATTAGACGAGTTTATTGATGCGTGGCGCAGTGATGTGGGTGAATTAGCTACACCAATATCCTTAGTCTACAAACAGCCTACTATGGGGCCGGGTGGACGTGCTATCGAGATTCGTTTGCAGCACGACAACTTAGAGTCATTGAAAGCCGCCTCTAACGAAGTGCAGTCATACTTGAATGAGTTTGATGGTGTGCACGGCGTGCTTGATGATATGCGTATGGGTAAGGAAGAGGTGTTGGTTAAACTGCGTCCCGGCGCTGAAAGCTATGGCGTTAATGGGCAAATGATTGCCAGCCAATTGCGCGGTGCTTTTTATGGTCAAACCGCTGATGAGATACAAGTTGGCGTAGAAAATATCAAGATTGAAGTGCGCTTAGATAAAGATGAAGCGGGTAATCTAGAGCATCTAGAAAACTTCCCAATCATCATGCCAAGTGGCGCGCAAATCCCGCTGGGAACTATTGCCAGTTTTGATTTTCAGCGCAGTTACGTGCGCATTCAACGTATTAACGGCATGAGAACGGTGGCGGTATTTAGTGATTTAGATACCTCGAAAGCCAGTTCTGGGGAGATCATCAGCACTTTCAAAACCCAAGAACTGCCTAAACTGCAAAAAGAATACCCCGGTATTCGAGTGGACTTTGACGGTGAATCGAAAGATACCGACAAGACCAGTTCGTCTATGGGTAAAGGATTTTTAGTCGGTTTATTTGGTGTATTTGCCATCCTCAGTTACCAGTTCCGTAGCTATCTAGAACCTTTCGTGGTGATGCTAGCAATACCATTGGCATTGATTGGCGTTATCTGGGGGCACTTCTTACTTGGGCATAATATGAGTATGCCAAGCATTATGGGCTTTGTTTCTTTAGCCGGTATCGTGGTCAATGACTCAATCTTGTTAGTGCAATATATACGCTTCCATATTGATGAAGGTGATGAGGTTCGAGATGCGGTAGTAAAAGCGAGTCGTGAGCGTTTTCGCGCCGTGTTTATTACTTCGATGACCACAGCTGCGGGTTTGCTACCTCTATTATTGGAAACTAGCCTACAAGCTCAGGTAATTCAGCCATTAGTTATTTCGATTGTATTTGGTATTTTCACTTCCACGATATTGGTGCTGTTTATGGTTCCTTGTGCTTACACAGTTTTGGCTGATTTTGGCAAAATTAAAAAGCATGAAGCAATTGATATTTGA
- a CDS encoding phosphatase PAP2 family protein, producing MSIFDFNRQDVQHINPIVRFDLTFSLLCMEHKYADRVSQISRAVSHSGDGHLYVLLALIAYVVDSATGSLFLACGLLAFAIELPIYWLVKNGFRRRRPHELSPRFINYIEPSDKYSLPSGHTAAATIMAINISIFFPTLAIIAVVWASLIALSRILLGVHFFSDIVAGVALGAASAFTAMAIIGA from the coding sequence ATGAGTATCTTTGATTTTAACCGTCAAGATGTACAGCACATTAACCCTATTGTTCGTTTCGACCTGACGTTTTCGCTGCTTTGTATGGAACACAAATATGCGGATCGAGTTAGCCAAATTAGTAGAGCTGTATCTCACTCTGGTGATGGTCATCTTTATGTATTATTGGCTTTAATTGCTTACGTTGTCGATTCAGCGACGGGAAGTCTGTTTTTAGCTTGCGGGCTATTAGCATTTGCCATTGAATTACCGATTTACTGGCTAGTGAAAAATGGCTTTCGTCGTCGTCGTCCTCATGAATTATCACCACGATTCATTAACTATATAGAACCTTCAGATAAGTACAGTTTGCCGTCAGGGCATACTGCTGCTGCCACTATCATGGCAATTAATATTTCTATATTTTTCCCGACTTTAGCGATTATCGCCGTGGTTTGGGCAAGCCTTATTGCGCTATCTAGAATTCTTCTTGGTGTGCACTTCTTTAGCGACATTGTTGCGGGAGTGGCGCTTGGAGCGGCTAGTGCCTTTACTGCTATGGCGATCATAGGTGCGTAA
- a CDS encoding MJ1255/VC2487 family glycosyltransferase has product MKILYGVQGTGNGHIARARAMAEAFKNRDGIQVDFVFSGREKEKYFSMEAFNGYRAFSGLTFNSNSGKVDYLKTATNNNLVELLQDINTLDVKSYDLVLNDFEPISAWAAKRHKVPCIGISHQNAFRYQVPKKGYGLMDKTIIHHFAPSDFQLGLHWYHFDQPILPPIVHSGGAHNGVESRSAGGDFILVYLPFEDLKQVAELLQRLSDYTFCCYHPDIKEVYDLDNVQFRPLSFTNFQQDLVRCQGVIANGGFELPSEALSLGKKLLLKPLSGQFEQQSNVATLEYLGLGSAMFVLEPSIIRKWLEEEKPDPIHYPDVAGAISDWVLEGNWDQQAQLSEHLWKQVSFPSHITHLLD; this is encoded by the coding sequence ATGAAAATATTATACGGTGTACAAGGTACAGGAAATGGTCATATTGCACGTGCGCGTGCGATGGCTGAAGCATTCAAAAACCGTGATGGTATCCAAGTCGATTTTGTCTTTTCTGGAAGAGAAAAAGAGAAATACTTCTCGATGGAAGCATTTAATGGCTATCGCGCCTTTTCTGGACTGACCTTTAATTCCAACAGTGGCAAGGTGGATTACCTAAAAACCGCCACCAACAATAACTTGGTTGAGCTGTTGCAAGACATTAATACATTAGACGTAAAGAGCTACGATTTAGTCTTAAATGATTTTGAGCCAATAAGTGCATGGGCGGCTAAAAGGCATAAAGTGCCGTGTATTGGCATTAGCCACCAAAATGCGTTCCGCTATCAAGTGCCTAAAAAAGGCTATGGTTTGATGGATAAAACCATTATCCATCACTTTGCGCCTTCGGATTTTCAACTGGGATTGCACTGGTATCATTTCGACCAACCTATTTTACCGCCTATCGTACACAGTGGCGGAGCTCATAATGGTGTTGAATCTAGAAGTGCAGGAGGGGACTTCATCTTAGTCTATCTTCCTTTTGAAGATTTAAAACAAGTGGCTGAGTTGCTACAGCGCTTATCTGATTACACATTCTGTTGCTATCACCCTGATATTAAAGAAGTGTATGACTTGGATAACGTGCAATTTCGTCCTCTGTCCTTCACCAATTTCCAACAAGATCTGGTGCGTTGTCAGGGCGTCATTGCTAACGGTGGATTTGAACTGCCATCTGAAGCACTTTCTTTGGGGAAAAAACTGCTACTTAAACCATTAAGCGGCCAGTTTGAACAGCAAAGTAACGTGGCGACTCTAGAGTATTTGGGTCTAGGAAGCGCTATGTTTGTGCTAGAGCCGAGTATCATTCGTAAGTGGTTAGAGGAAGAAAAACCAGACCCTATTCATTACCCTGATGTGGCGGGAGCTATCTCGGATTGGGTGCTGGAAGGTAACTGGGATCAACAAGCTCAGTTGAGTGAACACCTCTGGAAACAAGTGAGTTTTCCAAGCCATATTACACACCTGTTAGATTAA
- the leuO gene encoding transcriptional regulator LeuO produces the protein MLASSSAHDWQQAVDQKSTTLRGVDLNLLIVFDAVMQEQNITRAAKNLNMSQPAVSNAVARLKVMFKDDLFMRKGRGISPTLRARQLSTPVRQALQLVRNELPGTSFDPATSSRIFSIAIGTPNDVRFAPELIKNTAKKAPSVKLNLDSLGGTSLQERLIQQEIDYIIGYTYFDNADFVSTEIFSDELVVICAKDHPRLGQSAKISMEQLLHEQHASLSPTSDVMDLNHIVYKDLQVQSSYRGATLGNLIAVAAQSELLCVVPRWVKEFFPTSLELHSMPFPGEQTQIRAYLTWHESRQNDAAHIWMRDQLMAVCGEVVAKG, from the coding sequence ATGTTGGCGAGTAGCAGTGCACATGATTGGCAACAAGCGGTAGATCAAAAAAGCACCACTTTACGTGGTGTTGATCTTAATTTACTCATCGTATTTGATGCTGTTATGCAAGAGCAGAATATTACTCGTGCAGCGAAAAACTTAAACATGTCTCAACCTGCCGTGAGTAATGCTGTTGCTCGTTTAAAGGTGATGTTTAAAGATGACCTCTTTATGCGTAAAGGGCGTGGCATCTCTCCTACATTACGTGCTCGTCAATTATCAACTCCAGTACGCCAAGCTTTGCAATTGGTGAGAAATGAACTGCCGGGAACATCGTTTGATCCGGCGACTTCTAGCCGCATATTCTCTATTGCTATCGGTACGCCAAATGATGTTCGTTTTGCTCCTGAGTTAATTAAAAATACCGCCAAGAAAGCACCGAGCGTGAAATTGAACCTAGATTCTTTGGGTGGCACGTCGCTACAAGAGCGACTCATTCAGCAAGAGATCGACTACATCATCGGCTACACCTATTTTGATAATGCTGACTTTGTAAGCACAGAGATCTTTAGTGATGAGCTAGTGGTAATTTGTGCTAAAGACCATCCTCGTCTTGGTCAATCGGCCAAAATATCAATGGAACAACTGCTGCATGAACAACATGCCAGTTTATCGCCAACCAGTGATGTGATGGATTTAAACCATATCGTATATAAAGATTTACAAGTTCAATCTTCATACCGTGGTGCGACACTTGGTAACTTAATCGCGGTAGCCGCGCAGTCTGAATTATTGTGTGTTGTTCCTCGTTGGGTTAAAGAGTTTTTCCCAACCAGTTTAGAGCTGCACTCTATGCCGTTTCCGGGTGAGCAAACTCAGATTAGAGCCTACCTAACTTGGCACGAATCTAGACAAAATGATGCTGCTCATATCTGGATGAGGGACCAGTTAATGGCCGTGTGTGGTGAAGTGGTTGCTAAAGGATAA
- a CDS encoding AMP-dependent synthetase/ligase: protein MASSEFHIVKKVRQQVVDGGSRIALKHKIKGAWQGISWSQFGQQMDAVSMALLTQGLSVQDKVGIYSNNMPKWTMADIGALQARIVTVPIYPTNTAEQSAYVLQNADVKVLFVGEQEQYDIAVSIFDQCEQLELIVAMCDSIALAENNFSQSWDDFVKTQDHTADVKDEFEKRIQDANLDDLVTLIYTSGTTGQPKGVMLDYANFASQLEGHVARLNLSKDDVSLCFLPLSHVFERAWTMFVLFTGATNAYLVDTMQVRDALGEVKPTVMCAVPRFYEKIFSAIHEKVSHSSIAKKAMFTWAVNTGARIALCKQEQRKPSYLLKRSHALADKLVLSKLRALLGGNITMMPCGGAKLDETIGRFFHALGLNVKLGYGMTETTATVSCWDEPKFDPDSIGTSMPGAQVKIGENNEILVRGPMVMRGYYKLPEETANTFDENGFLKTGDAGHFDENGNLFITDRIKELMKTSGGKYIAPQVVEGTIGKDHFIEQIAVIADTRKFVSALIVPSYEALEVYAKELNIKYHDKVELLKHSQIVEMLEERVTELQKNLAKFEQVKKFKLLPKAFSMEKGELTPTQKLRRKVINDRYQDEIEEMYHEKGKAKAKPKK, encoded by the coding sequence ATGGCCAGTTCAGAGTTTCACATTGTTAAAAAAGTTCGTCAGCAAGTTGTAGACGGAGGAAGCCGCATTGCACTTAAGCACAAAATTAAAGGTGCTTGGCAGGGGATTTCTTGGTCTCAGTTTGGACAGCAGATGGATGCTGTTTCGATGGCGCTTTTGACTCAAGGATTGAGTGTTCAGGATAAAGTGGGTATTTATTCGAATAATATGCCGAAATGGACAATGGCAGATATTGGTGCGCTACAAGCACGTATCGTTACCGTTCCTATCTATCCAACTAATACTGCAGAACAGTCAGCTTATGTTCTACAAAATGCAGACGTAAAGGTTTTGTTCGTTGGTGAACAAGAGCAATACGATATTGCCGTTTCAATCTTCGATCAGTGTGAGCAGCTAGAATTGATCGTTGCGATGTGTGACAGCATTGCACTAGCTGAAAATAATTTCAGCCAGTCTTGGGATGATTTCGTTAAAACACAAGATCACACAGCAGATGTAAAAGATGAGTTTGAGAAGCGCATACAAGATGCCAACTTAGACGATCTAGTGACACTTATTTATACCTCTGGCACCACAGGTCAGCCAAAAGGGGTAATGCTAGATTACGCTAACTTTGCATCACAGTTAGAAGGGCACGTGGCTCGTCTAAATCTAAGCAAAGATGATGTGTCTTTGTGTTTCTTGCCGCTATCTCATGTGTTTGAACGTGCATGGACTATGTTTGTGCTGTTTACAGGGGCGACGAATGCCTACCTTGTGGATACGATGCAAGTGCGTGATGCGTTAGGTGAAGTGAAGCCAACCGTAATGTGTGCGGTGCCGCGCTTCTATGAGAAGATCTTCTCGGCGATTCATGAAAAAGTATCGCACTCTTCTATAGCCAAAAAAGCCATGTTCACTTGGGCGGTTAATACGGGGGCAAGAATTGCTCTTTGTAAGCAAGAACAGCGTAAACCATCCTACTTATTAAAACGTAGCCATGCTTTGGCCGACAAGCTTGTGCTAAGTAAATTACGCGCTTTATTGGGTGGCAATATCACTATGATGCCATGTGGTGGCGCTAAGCTTGATGAGACAATAGGTCGCTTTTTCCATGCTCTAGGTCTTAACGTTAAGCTTGGCTACGGCATGACTGAAACGACAGCCACGGTATCGTGCTGGGATGAACCAAAATTTGATCCTGATTCAATCGGTACTTCGATGCCCGGTGCTCAGGTTAAGATTGGCGAAAACAACGAAATTTTAGTTCGCGGCCCTATGGTGATGCGTGGTTATTACAAGTTGCCAGAAGAAACCGCTAACACATTTGATGAAAATGGCTTCTTGAAGACCGGTGATGCAGGGCATTTTGATGAGAATGGTAATTTGTTTATCACGGATCGCATCAAAGAGTTGATGAAAACCTCTGGTGGTAAATACATTGCACCGCAGGTGGTTGAAGGCACCATAGGTAAAGATCACTTTATCGAGCAAATTGCCGTTATCGCAGATACTCGTAAATTTGTTTCGGCGTTAATCGTACCTAGCTATGAAGCCTTAGAAGTGTATGCCAAAGAGCTGAACATCAAGTATCACGACAAAGTGGAATTATTAAAACATAGCCAAATTGTTGAAATGCTTGAAGAACGCGTCACTGAGCTACAAAAGAATTTAGCGAAGTTTGAGCAGGTTAAGAAGTTTAAATTACTGCCTAAAGCCTTCTCTATGGAAAAAGGCGAATTAACGCCAACTCAAAAGTTACGTCGTAAAGTCATCAATGATCGTTATCAAGACGAAATTGAAGAAATGTACCATGAAAAAGGCAAAGCTAAGGCAAAGCCGAAAAAGTAG
- a CDS encoding acetolactate synthase 3 large subunit produces MEMLSGAEIIVQSLIEEEVEQIFGYPGGSVLDIYDALHAKTDQIKHVLVRHEQAATHMADGYARSTGKPGVVLVCSGPGATNTVTGIATAYMDSIPMIVISGNVPNNLIGNDAFQECDIVGVSRPIVKHSFLVKRAEDIAETVKKAFFIASTGRPGPVVIDVPKDIMNPQIKLPFQYPGSIKMRSYNPTTAGHKGQIKKALKALLEAKKPVLYVGGGAVISESDKYLLNLAEKLRLPVVSTLMGLGAFPGMHANSLGMLGMHGTYEANMAMHNADLIFGVGVRFDDRTTNNLEKYCPDAKVIHIDIDPSSVSKNVRADLPIVGSADKVLECMVSLLENQDASNDQQALQLWWDEIQTWRERDCLAYEKSADKIKPQQVIETLHKLTNGDAYVASDVGQHQMFAALYYPFKQSRRWINSGGLGTMGFGLPAGMGVKFAHPEEEVVVVTGDGSIQMNIQELSTALQYGIPVKIINLNNRFLGMVKQWQDIIYEGRHSNSYMSSVPDFAAIAEAYGHVGMRISSPDELESGLQKALDMKDRLVFVDISVDETEHVYPMQVKGEGMDNMWLSKTERT; encoded by the coding sequence ATGGAAATGTTATCTGGCGCAGAAATCATCGTCCAGTCATTGATCGAAGAAGAAGTTGAGCAGATTTTTGGTTATCCAGGAGGCTCAGTTCTCGATATTTATGATGCCCTGCATGCAAAAACCGATCAAATTAAGCACGTTTTAGTTCGTCATGAGCAAGCCGCAACCCATATGGCTGATGGCTATGCCAGATCCACGGGTAAACCCGGCGTAGTGCTAGTCTGTTCAGGCCCTGGCGCAACCAATACCGTCACCGGTATCGCGACTGCCTATATGGACTCCATCCCAATGATCGTTATCTCTGGCAACGTGCCAAATAACTTAATTGGTAATGATGCCTTTCAGGAGTGCGATATTGTCGGTGTTTCAAGACCGATAGTGAAGCATAGCTTTTTAGTTAAACGTGCTGAAGATATTGCAGAGACCGTTAAAAAAGCCTTTTTTATTGCCTCAACAGGTCGACCTGGTCCGGTAGTGATTGATGTCCCTAAAGACATCATGAATCCGCAAATTAAGCTCCCTTTTCAATATCCAGGCAGCATTAAAATGCGCTCTTACAACCCAACAACTGCTGGGCATAAAGGGCAAATTAAGAAGGCGCTAAAAGCCCTGCTCGAAGCGAAAAAGCCAGTATTGTACGTTGGTGGTGGCGCGGTTATTTCTGAATCAGATAAGTATCTACTTAACTTAGCCGAGAAGCTACGACTGCCAGTAGTCAGCACATTAATGGGCTTAGGTGCCTTTCCTGGAATGCACGCTAACTCGCTAGGTATGCTTGGCATGCACGGCACCTATGAAGCAAATATGGCGATGCATAATGCCGACCTTATCTTTGGTGTTGGGGTTAGATTTGACGACCGCACCACCAACAATTTAGAAAAATACTGTCCAGACGCAAAAGTTATTCATATTGATATCGACCCATCCTCGGTATCGAAAAATGTGCGAGCGGATCTGCCGATTGTCGGTTCTGCCGATAAAGTGCTGGAATGCATGGTGTCATTGTTAGAAAACCAAGACGCAAGTAACGATCAACAAGCACTACAACTTTGGTGGGATGAGATTCAAACTTGGCGTGAGCGTGATTGCTTAGCCTATGAAAAGTCCGCCGATAAAATCAAGCCTCAGCAGGTGATAGAGACCCTACATAAGCTCACCAATGGTGATGCCTACGTGGCCTCCGATGTCGGCCAGCATCAGATGTTTGCGGCCTTATACTACCCATTTAAGCAGTCTCGTCGTTGGATTAACTCCGGTGGTCTTGGCACTATGGGCTTTGGTTTGCCAGCCGGCATGGGCGTGAAGTTTGCTCATCCAGAGGAAGAGGTGGTAGTGGTAACCGGTGACGGCAGTATTCAAATGAATATTCAAGAGCTGTCGACAGCGTTGCAATACGGCATTCCAGTGAAAATCATCAACCTGAATAATCGCTTCTTAGGCATGGTTAAGCAGTGGCAAGATATTATCTATGAAGGACGCCACTCCAACTCATACATGTCATCGGTGCCTGATTTCGCCGCCATTGCAGAAGCCTATGGACATGTTGGTATGCGCATTTCCTCTCCTGATGAGTTGGAATCAGGGCTACAAAAAGCGTTAGATATGAAAGATCGTTTGGTATTTGTAGATATTAGTGTTGATGAAACAGAGCATGTTTATCCAATGCAAGTGAAAGGTGAAGGCATGGATAATATGTGGCTAAGCAAGACGGAGAGAACATAA
- the ilvN gene encoding acetolactate synthase small subunit → MRHIISLLMENQPGSLSRVVGLFSQRGYNIESLTVSPTDDETLSRLNITTETDELQLEQIQKQLHKLIDVLKVQEVTESDYIERELMMVKLKASGFARAEVKRTADIFRGQIVDVTASQYTVQLAGTSEKLDAFIKAISEITDVIEVARSGVVGLARGERALKA, encoded by the coding sequence ATGAGACACATTATTTCCCTATTAATGGAAAACCAACCGGGCTCATTGTCGCGAGTGGTTGGGTTATTTTCTCAACGTGGTTACAACATTGAATCGCTAACCGTTTCACCGACAGACGATGAAACCTTATCTCGTTTGAATATCACCACCGAAACCGATGAGCTACAACTGGAGCAAATTCAGAAGCAACTGCACAAACTGATCGACGTACTTAAAGTTCAGGAAGTGACAGAGTCTGACTACATTGAGCGTGAACTGATGATGGTGAAACTGAAAGCTTCGGGTTTTGCTCGCGCTGAAGTAAAACGTACCGCCGATATTTTCCGCGGCCAGATTGTGGATGTTACGGCCTCTCAATATACGGTGCAACTGGCAGGCACAAGTGAAAAACTGGACGCTTTTATTAAAGCTATTTCTGAAATCACCGATGTGATTGAAGTGGCAAGAAGTGGTGTGGTTGGATTAGCCCGTGGTGAACGAGCGTTGAAAGCTTAG